One Hordeum vulgare subsp. vulgare chromosome 4H, MorexV3_pseudomolecules_assembly, whole genome shotgun sequence DNA window includes the following coding sequences:
- the LOC123447208 gene encoding ecotropic viral integration site 5 protein homolog, translated as MDKKDVDDIEPGPSPSRPVDRFGFIKTEQSNSPEGILKSRSTNERGREERRIRKWRKMIGAGGSDWKHYVRRNPHVVKRRIRKGIPDCLRGLVWQLISGSRDLLLMNPGVYETLVIYETSTSELEIIRDISRTFPSHIFFQQRHGPGQRSLYNVLKAYSVYDRDVGYVQGMGFIAGLLLLYMSEEDAFWLIVALLKGAVHAPMEGLYQAGLPLVQQYLFQFEKLVQEHMPKLGQHFIEEMINPSMYASQWFITVFSYSFPFPMTLRVWDVFLYEGIKVVFQVGLGLLRFCHDDLVKLPFEELLHSLRYFPDEATDPDTLFPLAFSFKVNSSLEELEKEYRKRLDGPNASSSSSKRLQPLKSKTMSRAVSQVLSISNVGKK; from the exons ATGGATAAGAAGGACGTGGATGACATAGAACCCGGGCCATCTCCTTCTCGGCCTGTGGACAGATTTGGCTTTATAAAGACAGAACAAAGTAACTCTCCGGAGGGGATTCTGAAAAGCAGATCCACAAATGAACGCGGAAG AGAGGAAAGGAGGATAAGAAAGTGGAGGAAGATGATAGGTGCTGGTGGCAGTGACTGGAAGCATTATGTTAGAAGGAATCCTCATGTGGttaagagaagaataaggaaagGAATTCCTGATTGTCTCAGAGGACTTGTTTGGCAGTTGATTTCAGGCAGCAGGGACCTCTTGCTAATGAATCCTGGGGTTTATGAG ACTTTGGTCATATACGAGACATCGACGTCAGAATTGGAAATTATTCGTGATATATCGCGTACATTTCCTTCTCATATTTTCTTCCAACAGAGACATGGCCCAGGTCAAAGATCTCTGTATAATGTTTTAAAAGCATACTCTGTTTATGATAGGGATGTTGGATATGTGCAG GGAATGGGATTTATAGCTGGTTTGCTGCTTCTTTATATGAGTGAGGAGGATGCATTTTGGTTAATAGTAGCTTTGCTAAAAGGAGCCGTCCATGCTCCAATGGAAGGCTTGTATCAG GCTGGTTTGCCGCTTGTGCAACAATATCTGTTTCAATTTGAGAAATTAGTTCAGGAGCACATGCCAAAGTTGGGACAGCATTTTATTGAAGAAATGATAAATCCAAGCATGTATGCAAGTCAATGGTTTATCACGGTTTTCTCATATTCCTTCCCATTTCCTATGACTCTTAGAGTTTGGGATGTCTTCCTTTATGAG GGTATTAAGGTTGTTTTTCAAGTTGGATTGGGTCTATTGAGATTCTGCCATGATGACCTG GTCAAATTGCCTTTTGAGGAACTTTTGCATTCCTTGAGATATTTTCCGGATGAGGCAACTGATCCTGATACATTATTTCCACTTGCCTTCTCATTTAAG GTGAACAGTAGTCTCGAGGAGCTTGAGAAAGAGTACCGGAAAAGATTGGATGgacccaatgcaagctcaagtagCAGTAAGCGGCTTCAGCCCCTCAAATCGAAAACGATGAGCAGGGCTGTCAGCCAGGTCTTGTCTATCTCAAATGTTGGTAAAAAGTAA
- the LOC123447210 gene encoding costars family protein: protein MNIGHVEEEVGRLKEEIQRLGQQQPDGSYKVKFGVIFNDDRCANIFEALVGTLRAAKKRKVVTYDGEMLLQGVHDNVEITLFAPPAVADA from the exons ATGAACATCGGGCACGTCGAGGAGGAGGTCGGGAGGCTCAAGGAGGAGATCCAGAGGCTCGGCCAGCAGCAGCCCGACGGCTCCTACAAG GTCAAATTTGGTGTCATCTTCAATGACGACCGATGTGCAAACATATTTGAAGCATTAGTTGGCACCTTGCGGGCCGCCAAGAAGAGGAAAGTTGTCACCTACGATGGTGAAATGCTTCTGCAGGGTGTCCATGACAATGTGGAGATAACCCTGTTCGCTCCCCCCGCGGTGGCTGATGCTTGA